The DNA sequence ACGCCGGGGTAGAACTGGGCAATCCTCACCAATATCCCCAAGAAGCCAAAGCGTTATTAGCCGCCTATCCATTTGACGTGGTCATAGGCTCGCTCCATTGGTTATATGGGGAAAATATTCACCTGGAAAGTTGTTTTGCCAAACGCAGCCCGGATGATGTTTACGCCGATTATTTTACCGAGCTGGAGCGCATGGCGGCCAATTTTGAGCTTGATTTTGTGGCGCATTTTGACCGCATTATCTGGCGGGGCACTTTGATGGGGGCCACGTTTGACCCCCAACCTTTGGAGCCAGTCATTCAACAGGCTCTGGCGACTATCGCCCGGCGTGGTCAGGCCCTGGAACTCAATACGCGCTATCTCACCCATACCCCCAGTTGGAACGAGGCCCTGGTAACCATGTTGCGTTGGTTCCGGCTGGCCGGAGGCGCGCGGATTGTGGTCAATTCCGACGCTCACCGGGCTGAAGAGATTGGCCGTAATTTGGGGTTGGCTCAGGAGATATTGGTCAGGGCCGGTTTTAAGCTGCCGGAACAACTCTTGAAAATCGGAGCCACGGCCGCAAAAAGTTTACCCCTGGAACCCACCTTGAATTATTGGTCAGAATTAGGCGATGAAATGAGGGGAACGTCGGGCAGGTTCTATCAAACCCCGCTCCAGGTTTGGTAAACCGGCCAATCTTCCATAACGGTTTATCGCGCCAGGCGAGGTATCGCGTTATGTTTGAGGCGTTGTTGCCCTTTTGGCCCTCCACCTATATATTCCAATCCCAAGCACGGTAAAGAGAACGATCATCAAGCCCCCCTCAAGCACCGGCGTAAACAACCATCCTCCGCTTGAAATCGTAATGAGGTTGTTTGCCATAAGAGCACCCACAAACATGCCGCCTGCGGTTTGCATGAGCACCGCCGGCCACACCGAATTGGTCAAAAGCCTGATTTCGCCGTAAACAATAGAGGCGGCAATGGTGCCCAGGAGGAAACGCGGCAACAGCGTGATCAGACTTTCCGTGGCATAGGGCGTGATGGCGGCAAGATACGGAGTGTGCCAAAGTCCCCAAATTAGTCCCACCAAAACGTGGGCCACAAAAGTATTCAACGGCAGAGTATACATTTTGGGCGCAAGATACC is a window from the Anaerolineae bacterium genome containing:
- a CDS encoding histidinol-phosphatase HisJ family protein translates to MSEQLKITTDYHVHSTFSSDGRHPPAILCQRALDVGLKEIAITEHAEWHAGISQQGFPQVTEYFAAIEQCRVRFEPLGLTIHAGVELGNPHQYPQEAKALLAAYPFDVVIGSLHWLYGENIHLESCFAKRSPDDVYADYFTELERMAANFELDFVAHFDRIIWRGTLMGATFDPQPLEPVIQQALATIARRGQALELNTRYLTHTPSWNEALVTMLRWFRLAGGARIVVNSDAHRAEEIGRNLGLAQEILVRAGFKLPEQLLKIGATAAKSLPLEPTLNYWSELGDEMRGTSGRFYQTPLQVW
- a CDS encoding CPBP family intramembrane metalloprotease is translated as METKNNKRTIRNLIIFTILVLASGWLGRGMDVLTGSTSSEGMGIWIIAPLVISFLLRAFAGDGWRDLGIKPALPGNGLWYAVSILAYPVCATLILGIGLALGVISFSAMATLGVFGQAFALLFVSQVLTNILEEFGFRGYLAPKMYTLPLNTFVAHVLVGLIWGLWHTPYLAAITPYATESLITLLPRFLLGTIAASIVYGEIRLLTNSVWPAVLMQTAGGMFVGALMANNLITISSGGWLFTPVLEGGLMIVLFTVLGIGIYRWRAKRATTPQT